A section of the Ictalurus punctatus breed USDA103 chromosome 8, Coco_2.0, whole genome shotgun sequence genome encodes:
- the LOC128633445 gene encoding gastrula zinc finger protein XlCGF46.1, with translation MDLLLTSWCQIPQHTFRGLVESRRVGEKPRRRGSVRKTPGRSDIATVKSESELEDSVTEASRRMRRRAKTPRKGSEQESRNGVTKKAPTSRASGVGASEDEAAKESAERQTKNSRSERRRSDPAPFDDDEDVKEKPKKRRVKVTPKRKAQALINLLGESDQPEQPPEESRKPRVKEKEGASPRKAVPIECEICGRSIRCKAILERHMLSHTGEKPFGCDECGKHYTSSSNLRIHQLSHSGKMDYVCNECGQKFTHLPYLKRHLLRHAGKKMHICEHCGKGFIQKYHLLRHLLVHTKQTPHICDRCGMSFNRTDNLRLHLHSVHQIERDFPEAKPEKLYTCETCNKSFVSQASLEIHKRIHTGAMPYSCTVCSRQFKQSSHLYSHMFTHASEKPHACNLCELKFTRRTYLRKHKERVHVGAGELQSS, from the coding sequence atggatctgctgctaacgtcttggtgccagatcccacagcacaccttcagaggccTTGTGGAGTCTCGACGGGTCGGAGAAAAGCCTCGAAGGAGAGGAAGCGTCAGAAAGACACCGGGACGTAGCGATATCGCCACAGTTAAAAGCGAGTCTGAGCTGGAAGATAGCGTTACGGAAGCGTCACGAAGGATGAGACGTCGGGCGAAGACGCCACGGAAGGGCTCAGAACAGGAATCCAGAAATGGGGTCACAAAGAAAGCGCCCACGTCCAGAGCAAGCGGCGTTGGCGCGTCGGAGGACGAAGCCGCTAAAGAGTCTGCGGAGCGTCAAACCAAAAACAGTAGAAGTGAGCGCAGGCGTTCAGATCCTGCGCCCTTCGACGACGACGAGGACGTGAAAGAGAAGCCAAAAAAGCGGCGTGTCAAAGTGACTCCAAAGCGGAAAGCTCAAGCTTTAATAAATTTACTCGGGGAGTCCGATCAGCCGGAGCAACCTCCTGAGGAATCACGCAAGCCCCGAGTTAAGGAAAAAGAGGGAGCGAGCCCTCGTAAAGCCGTTCCCATCGAGTGCGAAATATGCGGTCGGAGCATCCGGTGCAAAGCCATATTGGAGAGGcacatgctctcacacacaggagagaagccatttGGATGTGACGAGTGCGGCAAGCACTACACCAGCAGCTCCAACCTGCGCATCCACCAGCTCAGCCACAGCGGCAAGATGGACTACGTTTGCAACGAGTGCGGCCAGAAGTTCACTCACCTGCCGTATCTGAAAAGACACCTGTTGAGGCACGCGGGGAAGAAGATGCACATTTGTGAACACTGTGGCAAAGGCTTCATCCAGAAATACCACCTCCTGCGCCACCTCTTGGTACACACCAAGCAAACGCCGCATATCTGTGACAGGTGTGGTATGAGCTTCAACCGGACAGACAACCTGAGACTACACCTGCACAGCGTCCACCAGATCGAAAGGGACTTTCCCGAGGCCAAGCCGGAAAAACTTTACACGTGCGAGACGTGCAATAAATCGTTCGTCAGCCAGGCTTCGCTGGAAATACACAAACGCATACACACGGGGGCCATGCCGTATTCGTGCACCGTATGCTCGCGCCAGTTCAAACAGTCGAGTCACCTGTAttcacacatgttcacacacgcCAGTGAGAAGCCACATGCGTGTAACCTCTGCGAGCTGAAGTTCACTCGCAGAACCTACCTGCGAAAGCACAAAGAAAGGGTGCACGTCGGAGCCGGAGAGCTACAAAGTTCATGA
- the LOC108269099 gene encoding equilibrative nucleobase transporter 1 has protein sequence MAGAGLRVRYWLTLISGLFECLCFAGILFGWASLVFVLKSDGYFSYLCVNSTVNGTVTKDCSEQDEQLSIIFTIASFMNNFFALPNGFVFDRFGTTVTRLLGISIYTTGTLLIAFSNAALSVLLYPALSLIAVGGILFLLTNMQVGNLFGAHRSTIITLYNGAFDSSSAVFLVVKLLYQDGVSLRSSLIFLSCCSVVHLIRTFLLMPRGHIPYALPENYTYGPGRGDARTSNELENAKAKNSTRNYEATETTPFKEHGSTKTATPDMSERSFRGCVFSWFFVWHLLWLSIMQLRHYLFIGTLNPMLNRLTAGDPSLVSRYTNAFAFTQLCGILCAPWNGLIMDRNKGKPREKGQSESEADLKAAVLSLCVTAMQCVLFSLCASIPLLPLQYLTFILQVINRSFLYGGNAAFISVAFPPAHFGKLYGTVMALSALLSVLQYPCFSLITGPLGGDPFAVNVALTILSCLAFIHPLSVYLHCRRRAARRTKADKTTSS, from the exons ATGGCAGGCGCTGGACTGAGAGTGCGTTACTGGCTCACACTGATCTCGGGTTTGTTCGAGTGTTTGTGCTTCGCCGGCATCCTGTTCGGATGGGCCTCGCTGGTGTTCGTGCTCAAGAGCGACGGCTACTTCAGCTACCTGTGTGTGAACAGTACAGTCAACGGGACCGTTACGAAAG ATTGCAGTGAGCAGGATGAGCAGCTCTCCATTATCTTCACCATCGCCTCCTTCATGAACAACTTCTTCGCTCTGCCCAACGGGTTCGTGTTTGACCGTTTTGGCACCACGGTGACCAGACTCCTAGGAAT ATCTATCTACACCACCGGGACCTTACTGATAGCCTTCTCAAACGCTG cactaTCAGTCCTCCTCTACCCTGCTCTCTCCCTTATTGCAGTTGGAGGAATTCTTTTCTTACTCACTAACATGCAG GTTGGAAATCTCTTTGGAGCCCATCGGTCCACTATCATCACTCTGTATAACGGAGCCTTCGACTCGTCCTCTGCTGTCTTCCTTGTCGTCAAG TTGCTGTATCAAGACGGCGTGTCCCTCCGTTCCTCGCTCATCTTCTTGTCCTGTTGCAGTGTTGTTCATCTGATTCGCACCTTCCTGCTGATGCCTCGGGGACACATCCCCTACGCTCTCCCTGAGAACTACACCTACGG GCCGGGACGTGGGGACGCTCGGACGTCTAACGAGTTGGAAAACGCCAAAGCTAAGAACAGCACCCGGAATTACGAGGCTACAGAGACGACGCCGTTTAAAGAACACGGTTCTACCAAGACCGCCACTCCAGACATGTCAG AGCGAAGCTTCAGAGGCTGTGTCTTCTCTTGGTTCTTCGTATGGCATCTGCTGTGGTTATCGATCATGCAGCTGAGACACTACCTGTTCATTGGGACTCTGAACCCCATGCTCAACCGCCTAACAGCTGGTGACCCGAGCCTcg TGAGCAGGTACACCAATGCATTTGCCTTCACTCAGCTGTGTGGGATACTGTGTGCCCCCTGGAATGGGCTCATTATGGACCGGAACAAAGGAAAACCCAGGGAAAAAG GCCAGAGCGAAAGTGAGGCGGACCTGAAGGCAGCCGTATTGTCTCTATGCGTGACGGCGATGCAGTGTGTGCTCTTCTCCCTGTGTGCTAGTATTCCTCTACTACCCCTGCAGTATCTCACCTTCATACTACAGGTCATCAATAGGTCCTTCCTGTATGGAGGGAACGCAGCTTTCATCAGCGTGGC GTTCCCTCCTGCACATTTCGGAAAGCTGTACGGAACAGTGATGGCTCTCTCGGCGCTGCTGTCCGTCCTACAGTATCCCTGCTTCTCTCTCATCACTGGACCTCTTGGTGGAGATCCATTTGCC GTTAATGTTGCTCTGACCATCCTGAGTTGCCTGGCCTTTATACATCCTCTCTCTGTTTACCTGCACTGCCGGCGCCGAGCGGCTCGACGGACCAAAGCTGATAAAACTACCTCCTCTTAA
- the smtnl1 gene encoding smoothelin-like 1: protein MDSSALASEMEEEKSTDATGEPHEEDRHGGQDTEPSSGASDAAGRTNEEHGEEEPNPQATKRESDAEGEGERNGNTDGEKEIETQEEKKESDEKGKGINTNETGNDEELKENKESAGEQGKGSSAAEIKPDEKCVKEEKTEEKEKIAESETPAPKAAEMEIKAKGEAKAEVKKASTRDKQEKSKGKSTPSSSVPRPSMQTSSRQRSARPSARREAMAKFQQEPTPGVRNFKVQKTSVGVSVGTSIKQKILHWCSSKTRGYEGVSIENFSSSWGDGLAFCALLHRFFPSAFDFSSLKASEREKNFTLAFSTAESLAGCCPLLDVSDMVLMGNKPDPFSVFTYVQSLCQHLSKIEQERREQKKAEESKNQGEAGNKVKRGEEAEDADEQKTGEEQENAVEEEEREGEGTADEETGGTEGESSVQVETDQT, encoded by the exons ATGGACAGTTCTGCACTGGCCAGTGAgatggaggaagagaagagCACG gatGCCACAGGAGAACCCCATGAGGAAGACAGACATGGTGGACAGGACACAGAGCCTTCGAGTGGAGCCAGTGACGCCGCAGGAAGGACTAACGAGGAGCACGGAGAAGAAGAGCCAAATCCACAAGCCACCAAACGAGAAAGTGACGCtgagggtgagggtgagagGAACGGAAACacggatggagagaaagagattgaaacacaagaagaaaagaaagagagtgatgAAAAGGGAAAAGGGATCAACACAAACGAAACAGGAAACGACGAAGAACTCAaggagaataaagagagtgCTGGTGAGCAGGGAAAAGGGAGCAGCGCAGCTGAAATTAAACCTGATGAAAAGTGTgtaaaagaagagaaaacagaagagaaagagaagattGCTGAGTCTGAAACCCCGGCTCCAAAGGCAGCGGAGATGGAAATAAAGGCCAAAGGTGAAGCGAAGGCTGAGGTAAAGAAAGCAAGCACCAGAGATAAACAAGAGAAGTCTAAAGGAAAGAGCACACCTTCTTCCTCTGTTCCGAGACCTTCCATGCAGACGTCTTCTCGTCAGAGGAGCGCCAGGCCTTCAGCCAGAAGAGAAGCCATGGCAAAGTTCCAACAAGAACC GACTCCAGGGGTTCGCAACTTTAAGGTTCAGAAGACATCCGTAGGCGTATCTGTTGGGACGTCAATCAAACAGAAAATCCTCCACTGGTGTAGCAGCAAAACACGGGGCTACGAG GGTGTTTCCATAGAGAACTTTTCCTCGTCCTGGGGTGACGGCCTGGCCTTCTGTGCACTTCTTCACCGCTTCTTCCCCTCCGCATTTGACTTCTCGTCCCTCAAAGCCAGCGAGCGAGAGAAGAACTTCACCCTGGCCTTCAGCACGGCAGA ATCACTAGCTGGCTGCTGCCCTCTCCTGGATGTATCAGATATGGTGCTAATGGGGAACAAACCAGATCCTTTCAGTGTATTCACCTACGTTCAGTCCCTCTGCCAGCACCTCTCCAAAATTGAGCAAGAGAGGAGGGAGCAAAAGAAGGCAGAGGAAAGCAAGAATCAGGGTGAGGCTGGAAACAAGGTCAAACGAGGAGAGGAAGCAGAGGACGCGGACGAACAGAAGACAGGAGAAGAACAAGAGAACGCTGTtgaggaagaagaaagagaaggagaggggaCTGCAGATGAAGAGACAGGTGGCACTGAAGGAGAAAGCAGCGTGCAGGTAGAGACGGATCAAACCTAG